The following coding sequences are from one Clostridioides difficile ATCC 9689 = DSM 1296 window:
- a CDS encoding pyridoxamine 5'-phosphate oxidase family protein, protein MKALEFLNKARVYYLATVDENNQAHVRPLGFVMEYNGKLTFCTSNQKDMFKQLIFNPKVELCCIDQNLNTLRILGEAVFVTSKETQAKALEIMPSLGQMYSVGDGKFEIFSIDKAKVSCCSMSGKKIDVEL, encoded by the coding sequence ATGAAAGCATTAGAATTTTTGAACAAGGCACGAGTTTATTATTTAGCAACAGTTGATGAGAACAATCAAGCACATGTGCGTCCTTTAGGATTTGTTATGGAATACAATGGTAAACTTACATTTTGCACATCTAATCAAAAGGATATGTTTAAGCAACTTATTTTTAATCCAAAGGTTGAACTTTGTTGTATAGACCAAAACCTTAATACTCTACGTATTTTAGGTGAAGCAGTATTTGTTACATCAAAAGAAACACAAGCTAAGGCACTTGAAATAATGCCAAGTTTAGGTCAGATGTACTCTGTAGGAGATGGTAAGTTTGAAATATTCTCTATTGATAAGGCAAAAGTTAGTTGTTGTTCAATGAGTGGTAAAAAGATTGATGTAGAGCTTTAA